A window from uncultured Desulfobacter sp. encodes these proteins:
- a CDS encoding ATP-binding protein, whose protein sequence is MKEDFISDKRRVSYLSATYNRIYRGQSVLIEGDFGAGKTRFLKLLRPKKLHAVWVESLFNIHETLASILKELNYEATATYRRTPQYLKTICNLSNCFIIIDEANDLDSRVWPYLKRIIDAGVPIVFAGLPKVRTHLSRNHPDILSRLKTLILYPIEVEDFIEKYKDIQQEAVEQIYMAVKGDMRKFKEICTDCQDRAKELNHNFVDINLALEFISDLPPQ, encoded by the coding sequence ATGAAAGAGGATTTTATCAGTGATAAACGAAGAGTCTCATACCTGTCTGCCACTTATAATAGGATATACAGGGGCCAAAGCGTACTCATTGAAGGAGATTTTGGCGCAGGAAAAACTCGGTTTTTAAAACTGCTGCGGCCTAAAAAGCTCCATGCCGTATGGGTCGAGTCTCTGTTCAACATCCATGAAACCCTGGCATCCATACTCAAGGAATTGAATTATGAGGCCACCGCCACCTACCGCCGGACTCCCCAGTACCTGAAAACGATCTGCAACCTATCCAATTGTTTTATCATCATAGATGAAGCCAATGATCTGGACTCCCGGGTCTGGCCATATCTCAAACGAATTATTGATGCCGGTGTTCCCATCGTATTTGCAGGGCTCCCAAAGGTCAGAACCCATCTGAGCCGGAATCATCCCGATATACTCAGCCGGCTCAAAACTCTGATTTTATACCCCATAGAGGTCGAAGACTTCATCGAAAAATACAAAGATATCCAGCAGGAAGCCGTTGAACAAATTTATATGGCCGTCAAAGGCGACATGAGAAAATTTAAAGAAATATGTACAGACTGCCAGGACAGGGCAAAGGAGTTGAATCACAACTTTGTTGATATCAACCTTGCTCTGGAATTTATATCCGATCTCCCTCCCCAGTAA